CATCACTGTTTTGGATAAACCGACTGGATTGAGTGACTCCGTCGATGAAATGGAAAATTCCATTATTGTGTATTGTTATTTTGCGCCATGGGATTGGATTATCGGTATTTATAAACACCATGAACATCTCATGACGACACAAGAACGACTGGATGCGATGTTTAAACGTACATCCGTCTGGGTGAGTCTGGCAGGGGGGCTGTGGTTTGTCTTTGCCTTATGGTTGGCCTATCGCCTGGCAACGCAGATTTCTCAACCCCTGGAAGTGGCCATTTCCGGATTCAGTCGCGTTGGTGAAGGGGATCTGGAGTACCATATCAGCTCTGACATTCCTCAGGACACAACCAGCGAAATCAAAGAGCTTTATCAATCTTTTGATCTGATGATCAGAAATCTCACTCAGGTCACCGCTTCACGCGACGAGCTTGATCATGAAGTCAATGCCCGGCGTCAGATTGAAGAGAAGCTTCAGCAGACGATTTCTGCTCTCGAAACCATTGTTCAGGAAGCTCCCATGGCCATCATTGTTGTTGATGAAGATAGCCATGTCATTTTATGGAATCCAACCGCTGAAAAGATGCTGGGCTGGAAAGAGAAAGAGGTCATCGGTCAATTATATCCTTTAGTCCGGGGAGACAAGATGACCGAGCAATGTCTGGAATTCAAACAGCTGGTCGAAGGCGGTGTCATCCTCCATGCCCAGGAACTCCAGCGTTATCATAAAGATGGCCATCTCGTGGATTTGCTTGTGTCTGCGGCAGCCATGGAACATTTTTTCGGACGCCAATCAACGATTGTCATTTTGCTTGAGGATATTTCAACGCTTAAAAAAGCGCAACGTCAGCTTCAGGAGCGCGAAGAACAATACAAACTGTTGTCCGCCGAGTATCAATCAATCCTTGAAAGTATCGAAGACGTGATTTCCCTGGTCAGTCCCGACATGAAAATTTTGTGGTGCAATCATGCCAGGAAACGCTGGAACAATACGATGGATTCGGTTTTACCCATGACGAGTTGTTTTGACCTGCTTGGCAGGCAGCCGGAGGACTGTCGGGATTGCGCCATTCGTAAAAGTTTTAAAACCGGGGAGAGTCACGAATGGCGCTAGTTTAAGAGATTTCTCAACAAAGTTAAGGGCTCTGTACATCAAGCAGTCCCAGAGTTTTTCCGGGACAAGCTGTTATAATTTCAGGCAGTTGGGGTGTTCGCATTTAGACCTATGGACAGTTCTGTTTTTACTCAAATGTTGCTTAAACTAGCGCCATTCGGGAGAGTCACAGCAATGTCATCACAATGCGCAACGGTACCCGTTGGGGAATTAAAACGTTTCCGCAAAAAGATGAAAACGGCAATATTACCAACGTGATTGAGGTGGCCAGTGATATTACCGAGTCGAGCATTATGCGTGAAGAAGCGATGCGCTCGGCACGGCTGGCTTCGTTGGGTGAACTCTCAGCCGGCATTGCCCACGAAATCAACAACCCCAACGGCGTGATTATGCAGAATGCGCCCATCATCCGTGAAATGTTGGAGTCGCTGTTGCCGATTCTTGATGATTATGTTCGCGATCATGGTGATTTTACCGTTGGCCGCATGCCTTACAGCCGCATACGTGACAAGTTTCTTCAATTGCCCCGTCGGGTGCAAGACAGCAGCCAGCGGATTAAGGCCATCGTTGATGATTTGAAAGACTTTGTCCGCGATGAAGGCCATCAGGAGGCGCAAAACCGGGCTGATTTGAATTACGCACTCGAGGCTGCCGTGCGCCTGACCAACAATACGGTGAAGAAAGCCACCAATCACTTTACGGTGAACTATGCTGAAAATTTGCCCCCCTTTGCCGGTTCCGTGCAACGCATTGAGCAGGTGATTGTCAATTTGATTATGAACGCCTGTCAGGCCTTACCGGACATGGAGGCCTCCATTGTTGTGCAGACGGGTTATGATGCCAAAAATAACCAGGTTGAATTGGAGATCATTGATCAGGGCTGTGGCATCAGCGCAGAGAATATCGCTAAAGTCACCAATCCGTTTTTTACGACGAAAAGGGAGACCGGCGGAACAGGCTTAGGTCTGTCGATCTCATCACGCATTATTGAAGAACATGGTGGTCATCTGACGATTGACAGTGTTGTCGATTCCGGTACTGCAATCACGATATCGTTGCCGTGTTACAAGGAGGACGCATGACAGGTTCGGGGCTTTATCCAAAATTTCCGGTATTGCTGGTCGATGACGAGATTGAGTGGTTGGAAAGCTTCAGCTTTACCCTGGAATATCAGGCGGGAATCACTCATATCGTGACCTGCAATCAGAGCCATGAGGTGATGTCACTGTTGAAGAAGAGATCCTTCAGTCTGGTGATTCTCGACATGACCATGCCGCCGCCGACGGGGGAACAGTTGCTGCCGTTGATTACCCAGGAGTATCCGGATATCCCGGTGGTTGTGCTCAGTGGACTCAATCAACTCGACACGGCTGTCAACTGCATGAAGCTCGGGGCCACCGATTATTATACGAAAACGGCGGAAATCAGTCATCTGATGGCGGGGTTGAAACGCATCCTTACTGAACAGGATTTGCGGCGCGAGGTGCAAACGCTGAAAAACGGCTTGCTCAGTGATGGGGTGAATCATCCTGACGTGTTTGAAGAGATTGTGACGCGCAGCCCGATGATGATTGCGGTGTTTAAATACCTTGAGGCCGTCGCGGGCAGCTGTGAGCCCGTTCTGATCATTGGTGAGTCCGGAGCGGGTAAGGAGTTAATTGCCAAAGCTGTCCACCGGTTGAGTTGTCCCGATGCCCCCTGGGTGGCCGTTAATGTTGCCGGATTGGATGACACCGCTTTCAGCGATACTTTGTTCGGCCATGTCCGTGGTGCCTTTACCGGTGCGGACAGGCCGCGCGAAGGGATGATCGCCAAGGCTGCCGGAGGCGTGTTGTTCCTTGATGAGATCGGCGATCTGTCGTTGCAATCTCAGGTGAAATTGTTGCGCCTGTTGCAGGAAAAGGAATATTTCGCTCTGGGCAGTGATGCGCCGCGCCAGGTGGAAGCGCGAATCATCTGTGCAACCAATTGCGATCTTGGTGAAAAACAGCAGTCCGGTGCGTTTCGTAAAGATCTGTATTATCGTTTGTGTTCGCATCAGGTGGTCTTACCGCCGTTGCGGGAACGCCGTGAAGATCTCCCCTTGTTGCTCAATCATTTTCTTGAACAGGCGGCCGAACAATTAAATAAAGCTGTACCGACCTATCCACCCCAATTGCCGGTTCTGTTGTCAACGTATCGTTTTCCTGGGAATATCCGTGAGTTGCGCGGCATGGTCTACGATGCTTTGAGCCAGCACCAGCAGGGTATTCTTTCAATGGACGTTTTTCGTCAGGCCATTACGGTTGACGAACAGGGGGAACCCGCAAACACCTGTTGTCCTACTGCCGGCCAGGTGATCTTTCCCGAACAGCTTCCGACGTTGGATGAACTTGCCGGACAATTGGTTGTCGAAGCCATGAAACGTTCTCAGGGCAATCAGTCCATTGCCTCAAAGCTTCTGGGGATTTCCCAACCCGCATTAAGTCGTCGCTTGAAAAAATCCTCTGAGTCTTCCGCCTGAAAACCCTTATAACAAACGTTATAGACATTACACTGGTTATAGTAAGAAAAGACCCTGAAAAGACAGGGTCTTTTTTATTTTTCGGGGCATGAACCATAATGAAATGCATAGCCTTTTCAAGGCTCTTTTACAATCTGTTTGAAAAAATATCTTCTTTGGTTTCGGGTTGTTATCTAACTATTTGCCGATGTGGCATGAGCGTTGCTCTCTCTAACCGTAAATGACGTGTTACGCAAGGAGGCACTTATGAACAACGTAATTTTGACCGAAGGCACGAGAGAACGACTGAAGATCCTGTCCTTTTTATTCCAGGTCTCCGGTTACACCAGTGAGGTCATTGAGGATCTCGGTCTTGCTCTCGAGTCTTATCAACGACTTAACGAGGGTGAGCAGCGGACATCGTTGTTGGTTGTTGCCGATTATCATCATCTTGGCCGGCAACGCGGCCAACGTTTTGAAAAGCTGGCTATAGTGGACCCGATTGCTCCGTTATCGGTTGTGCTGGCCGCCCATCACTGGACAAAATCAGAACGTCATGCTTTAGCCGAACAGGTGCCGCAGAGTGATTCCTTCCTGATGTGTCAATCACATCAGATTCTCGACTTCGTTAATCACCACTATGTTGCGGCACAAGGTTGACAACGTATTTAGCCGGTAGGCTCGCGATCAGATACCGCCCTAACCACAAGTATCGGGGGAAGCTATGAAGAACTTGAACGTTTCAATGAAAATTTTTGTGCTGAGCATGGCTCTGGTCGTCGGCTTTACGCTGACGGTCGGCTGGGTCTACAGCCGCCTTAAAGACAATCTTTACCATGGCAAAAACGTTGAAATTCAGCACACGGTTGAGAGTGCCTGGAGTGTTGTCGATCATTATGCCCAAGAGTACAAAGCCGGTACCATGAGTCTCGAAGACGCGCAGAGCGCCGCCAGGCAGGCGATCAGTCACATGCGGTTCGACCAAGGCAACAACTACTTCTGGATTCAGGACGCCACCCCGACCATGGTGATGCACCCGATCAAACCGGAACTCGACGGCAAGAGCCTCAGCGGCATCACTGATCCCAATGGTAAAGCGCTGTTCGTTGAAATGGCCCGAGTCGCCGGCAAGGATGGTGAAGGTTATGTTGAGTACCAATGGAGCAAACCTGGAGCGACCAAGCCCGTCGGTAAAGCGTCGTTTGTCAAACTGCAGCCTGATTGGGGTTGGATCGTCGGCGCCGGACTCTACCTTGACGACATTCAGGCCGAACTCAATGCCATCTTCTATGCCGTACTAGCCGTGGTCGGCGTCGTGGTTATCTTGGCGATGGTTCTGGTGTATTTCGTCTCTCGCGGGATTTCCCGGCCACTGAAACATGCCGTCGAGATGTTATCCAGCCTCGAAGGTGGTCAGTTATCCTCCCGGATGAACTTGAATCAAAAAGACGAAGTGGGGCAGATGGCCATCACCATGGACAAATTTGCCGACAGCCTGCAAAACGACATTGTCGCCTCATTGCGCAAACTCGCCGACGGCAACCTCAACTTTGACGTGGTTCCCCACAGCGACAAAGACGAGATTCGCAGTGCCCTCAAAGAGCTGGGCAACGACATGAACGAAATCATGTCCCAGGTGCAGGTCGCCGGCGAGCAGATTGCCGCCGGGTCCACCGAAGTCTCCGATTCCAGTCAGGCCTTATCACAAGGTGCCACGGAATCCGCCAGTTCCCTCGAAGAGATCTCCGCCTCCATGCAGGAGCTCAGCAGCCAGATTAAGCTCAGCGCCGATAACGCCGGCCAGGCCAGCCAGCTCGCCGGACAGGCGCGCACCGCGGCGGACAACGGCAAAGACAGCATGCAGGACATGATCGGCGCCATGGACGACATCAGCGCTTCCGGACAGGACATCGCCAAGATCATCAAAGTGATCGACGAGATTGCCTTTCAAACCAATCTTCTCGCCCTCAACGCCGCCGTCGAAGCCGCCCGAGCCGGGCAGCACGGCAAAGGATTCGCCGTTGTCGCCGAAGAAGTACGCAACCTGGCCGCCCGCAGTGCCAAAGCCGCCAGCGAAACCGCTGAACTGATCGAAGGCTCCGTCAAGAAAGCTGAAAACGGCGTCACCATAGCCGATCGCACCGCCAGTGGCTTCAACGACATCGTTGACAGCATTGTCAAAGTCACCGACCTGGTCGCTGAGATCGCCTCGGCCAGCAACGAGCAGGCCCAAGGTATCCAGCAGGTCAGTATCGGTTTAAGCCAGATCGATCAGGTCACCCAGCAGAACACCGCCAGTGCCGAAGAGGGCGCTGCCGCGGCCGAAGAGTTGTCCAGCCAGGCCGATCAACTGCGCCAGATGCTGGGACGCTTCGTCCTCAAAAAAGGCCATGGTCGTGCGGTTGTGTATCAACCTGAGCCTGCACCTGCTCCGGTAGGGTGGCAAGAGCCCGACGTTCCGGTAGAGCGGGTGGCTTATGAGCGTAAACCCCATGCGGTTGCGGCGGAACGCGCATTGCCTGGTTCCGCGCAAAACAGTGGCTGGGGAGAGACAACAGGACATTAGTACCCACTTGGGTAGATCAGGAGGACTACAATGAGTCAGGAAATGGTCAGCACACACAATAACCATATGGTAGAAACTGTCGATGTATCACATAAAGATCTCTATTTGACCTTTCAGATCGGCAGTGAGGACTTTGGTATCGATATTGCCCATGTGATTGAAATTATCGGTATTCAAAGGATTACGGTGGTGCCGGATATGCCCCATTATATTAAGGGGGTGATCAATCTACGCGGTAAGGTGATTTCCGTGATGGACGTGCGACTACGCTTTGGCATGGAACAACGTGAATATGACGAGCGGACCTGCGTGGTGGTCGTCAATGTCGGTGAAGATACCGTCGGCCTGATTGTTGATCGGGTCAATGAGGTTGTTGAAATTGGCCGCAAACAGATTCAGCCTGTTCCGCATTTGCAGAAAAATGAGGATTATATTATGGGACTGGGCAAGTTAGGGGATGACGTGAAGATCCTCATTGATGTCGACCGACTCGTCAGAGAAGATGATCTGGTGGAAGCGGCATAGTGCTCAACGGGCATTAAAAGATCTCATCCAGGGCTTTGATCAGAGGAAACAGGGGCTATTCTCACAGGGAATGGCCCTTTTTTTTGGGGGGAGGGTGGCGCAAAGGGTATGACTATTGTTATAGCCGATACTTGCGCATAGTTTAATAACTCGTCGATTTTTCAAGTTGTTTTGTCATTTTTAAATGCAGTGCTTATGCTCTTTTGCATAACGCTTTTTTTCTTAATGATAATATTGCTGAGCTAATTATTCCCTTAATACAGCGGGTTATGTATAAATTGAAAGGCTGGTACAACTATTGCTTTTTTAATCGTCTAGAAGGGCGCCGTGACGTTACTGCGTCATGTGAAGATTTGATCTAAGGGGAAAACAATGAATCGCATTCTGGTTATGCTGCTACTCCCAGTGCTGTTGCTGATGTTTGGTTGTGATACCCCACAGTATCCTGCCGTTGAGGATACCGTAAAAAAGGAACTATTGATCTACTGCGGGATGACGATGGTCAAACCCGTGTTGGAATTGGCCGCCCACTTCGAAGAACAGGAAAATTGTATCGTCAAATTGACCTACGGTGGCTCCAATCATCTCAAACGTTCTATTGAAATCAATCAAATCGGGGATCTTTATTTCCCTGGCGAAAAATCATTTATCGAAGAATTGTCGGATAAAGGGATCGTCACTGAAACGAGCGAACTCGGCTATAACAAAGCGGCCCTGTTCGTACAGCACGACAATCCGCAAAAACTCTCCGGAGATTTACACAATTTGATGGATGCGCATCTCCATGTTGTTATCGGCAGTGATAACTCCGGGTCTATTGGCCGAGAAACGCGACGGATTCTCGAACAGGCTGGGATTTATCAGAACGTTGTCGATAACGCCCTTTACCTGACAACGGATTCAAAAGGCCTGGTCAAGGCCGTTCGCAGCAAAGAAGCGGATCTCGTCATCAACTGGCAGGCCGTTCTTTATCTTGATGACAATAACGACTATATGACCGTGTTGCCCATTGCCGACGAATACATCAAAAAACAGCCTCTGGTTCTTGGGTTGTTATGTTACAGCCGACAAAAGGACCTGGCGCGTAAATTTATGGCATTGGCATCATCGACCGTTGGGCAGGACACCTTTAAACGCTATGGTTTTAAGGATTAGACCATGATGGTGCGCTCTCTGAAAAAGAATATTATTGCGCAGATTGTTCTTTTATTAAGTGCGGTCTTGCTGGTCTTTGCCGGATTGAAAATAGAAAATCTTCTGATGGTGCGAAGAATCGACTATTTACATCAGTTGGTGACCAATGAAATCTCGAAGGTCGAGCTCTCGCATGATGTGCAGAAGAAACTATTGTCTATTCATAACGAGCTCAACAGTCTGGCCAAAGCCAATACCACCGCTGAGATAGAACATGCCTGTGAGGCTCTGGACAATTTGCGCGATCAGACCAATGATGCCTTGAAAATCATTGAACAGGGAGGAACCTGGTTATATTCATTTCAGGTTAATTTTGGCGGAGAGGAAATCATCTCTCGTCCTTTGGACTATGTCAATCACCTGAAGGGTCGGGTCAATTTACAGGTGATTGAACTCAGAGCCAAGCTGGTTGAACTGGATGATCTCGCCGCCGAGTTAAAGGAGCTTGTCGAGGAGAAAGTCGCTTTTTTTGCCACGCATGACGATGCGGCTGTTGATGCATCGTTCCGGAAGATCCATCTGTACAGCAAAGGAATTGAACCATTTTTTGTCAGGATTCTGGAAAATTCCAACCGGATTTATTATGAAAGCTGGCAAGAGATGGAGCGGCTCAAGCAGATCTATGTGCAGACTTCTCGTAACTATGCCATAAGAAAGGATGTTATCCGGGGAGCCGCGGTTATCTTCATTCTCTTATTGGGCGGTATCATCATTCGCTCAAGTCGCCAGTTGCTTGCTGAACGTGATGCGTATCAACATCAGCTGCTAGAGAGCAAGGAAAATCTTGAGTTAACCGTTCAGCAACGTACTGCGGAGCTGGAAAAAGAGGTGGTTGAACGCCAACAGGCCCAGGCGCAAGTGTCACAACAGGCTGATTTTCTTTTTAATTCGATCGAAGCCTTGAGTCATCCTTTTTATGTGATCGATGTCGAAACCTATCAGGTGGTTTTGGCCAACAGCGCCGCCGGTGAGTTCGGTGATCGAGAGTTGATGCACGGTTGTAATTTGCCCACCTGTCATTTCATGTCTCATGGTCAAGAAACACCGTGTTCCGGAGAGGAGCATCCCTGTCCGTTGCAAATGGTTAAAGAAACGCGCCGGCCGGTGATTGTCGAACATGTCCACGCAAATGAGAGTGGAGAGATAACCATTGTTGAGGTGCACGGTTATCCGGTCTTTGATGCGGATGGCACCTTGGTGCAGATGATCGAATATTGTCTGGATGTAACGGACAAAAAGAATGCTGAAATCGCGCTGCAACAGGCCAATGACAGGCTTGAAGATAAAGTTCTCGAACGCACCCGTGAACTGGAAGAACAGATTAAATGGCGTCAGCGTACTCAGAAACTGCTTGCCGACAGTGAAAAACATTACCGGCGCCTGATCGATACGATTTCCGACATTATTACCATCATTGACGAACATGGGGTGATCTCTTATGTGAGTCCTTCCGGGGAAAGGATCAGTGGCGTCTCCTGCCATGTCCTGACCGGGCAGAACATCCGTCATCTGGTCCATCCGGATGACCTACCTCTTTTCGATATCAAAAACCTCTATCAACAACATCATGACAAACGCACCTTTGAATACCGGATGCGAGGCAAGGGGGGCCAATACTGCTATCTGGAATCAATTATCCAGACGTTTGAAGATGACGGTCATTCTCGCACCTACATGTTGTGTTCTCGCGATGTTACTGAGCGCAAAAGGGCCGAAGAGGAGACACGCAATCTGCGCATGATTGTCGATCAATTGCCGAGCAGTGTCGTTATGACCGACACCGAAGGCGCCATCGAATATGTCAATTCAGCCTTCGAAGAGCTGACGGGTTACCAATTTGCCGAAGTTGCCGGAGAAAATCCACGAGTTCTCAAATCGGAAAAAACTCCGGAGCCTGTTTTCAAGCAGATGTGGGAAACCATTACGACCGGAGATGTCTGGCGCGGCGAGGTTGTTAACCGTAAAAAAAATGGTGAATTATACACGGAAAATATTCTGGTGATTCCGATTAAAAATTCACTCGGTGAAAATCGCCACTATGTTGCCGTTAAAGAAAATATTACCGAGTTGAAACGCGCCCAACAAGCCGCGGAAAAGGCCAATAAGGCCAAGTCGCACTTTTTGTCCCGCATGAGTCATGAACTACGAACACCGTTAAATGCGATCAACGGTTTTTCCCGCTTGATGCTCAAAAGTAAAAAAAATCCGCTCAATGAAAAACAGGAGGAGATGACCGGCCAGATCTACGCGGCGGGCAATCATCTGTTGAGCTTGATCAATGAAATTCTCGATCTGGCACGCATTGAATCGGGTGAGCTGTCTCTTTCCATTGAAGCGATTGATCCCGGCCAGATGATCAAAGAGTGTCTGGCACTGGTGCAGCCGCTGATGAACGAAAAACAGATCAGCATCTCCACCCGACTCCCGGAAACACTGCCGCTGTTGAGTGCTGATCTGACCCGAGCCAAACAGGTGCTGCTTAATTTGCTTTCCAATGCCGCAAAGTACAATCGCAATCACGGCAGCATTCTCCTGACACTGAGCCAAATACGGCCGGGGCTGCTGCGTTTTGATGTTGAGGACAGCGGCATCGGTATTGCTTCCGACAAGCACAAGGATATTTTTACCCCGTTTACCCGTGTCGTGGACAATCCTGATGCCATTGAAGGAACCGGCATCGGCATGACCATCTCCAAACAGTTGGTCGAAACCATGGGGGGGGAGATCGGCTTTACCAGTGCGTTGGGCGTCGGCAGTACCTTCTGGTTTACGTTGCCGACGGTGACGACACCCTCCGGCATCGAACCGCAACGCACGCCTGTGGTCAATAACGCCATGGCAGTTGTTGAACTGGGCGTCAGCCGAGAATCCTATCGCGTTCTCTATATTGAGGACAATGCGGCCAATGTGCGTTTTATGCAGAGTTGTTTCGATGAGTGGGCACAGTTTTCTTTGGAGGTTGCATTCACCGGAAACGCGGGTGTTGATGCCGCTGTCAAGGGGCGCCCGGATTTGATCTTATTGGACTTGAACCTTCCTGATATGGATGGATTTCATGTTTACCGAAAACTCAAAGCCCTGGCGGAAACTGAATTTATTCCGGTGGTTGCCGTAACGGCTGATGCCATGGAGAACACGGTGCGCAAAGTCTATAAATTGGGCTTTTCCGGTTATCTTGCAAAACCGGTCGACCTTGATCAACTTTTGCAGGTGATGAACACCCTGCTCAAAGGAGGGCATGATGAAAATGAACAATGAAGAAACAGCCGTTGTGCCCGATCATGCCGTTATGAATGATTTCAGCGAGGCAAACATTCTCATTGTTGACGACAACCCGGCCAACGTGGCCCTGCTCGAAGCTATTCTGGAAGATGAGAACTTTGACCATCTGGTCGGTGTGACGGATCCGTATCAGGTTGTTCCTTTGTGTCGGCAGCAACGTTTTGACCTGATCCTCCTGGATATCCGCATGCCCGGCATATCGGGGATAGACGTCATGCATCAGTTGAAAGAGGTCACGGCCAACGATTTTTTGCCGATTATTGTGCTTACCGCACAGACGGATCCGGAAACCCGTCAGCAAGCCCTCGAAGCCGGTGCCAAGGATTTTTTGACCAAACCGTTTGAAGACTGGGAGGTGCTGTTACGCATCCGCAATACCTTGCAAACGCGATGGTATTATACCCGCGAGGTCAATCGTGGTGATTTGCTCGAAGACGAAGTGCGCAGGCGGACCGAGGAAATTCGTGCCACTCAATTCGAGATCGTCCAGCGTTTGGGTGTCGCCGGTGAATTGAAGGACAATGAAACCGGTGCCCATGTGCAGCGCATGAGCGAAGTCTGTTCTTTTCTGGCGAAAAAATACGGTAAAGATCAACACTACTGTGAGTTGTTACGCTATGCCAGCACCATGCACGATGTGGGCAAAATCGGCATTCCCGATCATGTGCTGCTCAAACCGGGAAAGTTAACCGAAGACGAATGGGGTATTATGAAGCAGCATCCTGAGATCGGGGCGCGCATTATCGGCAACAATCCTTCAGCACTGATTCAGCTGGCGCGGGAAACCGCCCTGTATCATCATGAAAAATGGGATGGCAGCGGTTATCCTTTTGGAATGCGTGGTGAGGCCATTCCGCTAAGCGCGCGCCTTGCCGCGATCAGTGATGTTTTTGACGCGTTGACCTCCGAGCGCCCTTATAAGCAGGCGTGGAGCACGGAACAGGCTGTTGCTGAATTAAGGCGGGAGTCCGGTCGTCATTTTGATCCTGATATTGTCGATCTGTTCATTGAACACCTGCCGGAGATTCTCTCGATTCGGGCAGGCTGTCCGACTTTGTAAGACATTTCGAGTTGAAAAAAGACGCCGGTCGGGGCTGTCCCAGGAAAAGGGGCGGCCCTTTTTTATCGTCAAATCCATTCAGAACGGCCGTGGAAAAAGGCTATGACAATTGTTATAGCTTTCAGTCGTGCATATTTTTATAACCTTTTGAAATTACTTGAAATATCTTGTTTATAGCCTGTCGCTATTCTTTTGTGCATAACCCTTTTTTTGTTTTAAGTGGGCAGGGTTCAGCTGTTTTTCTTCGTAGATACAGGTGGTTATCAATTTCTATCCTGTCTGGCATGGCGATTGCTTTTTTAATACGACAACAAATCAAACGAATAAAATGCTCATGTTTCGATACAGAGGACACCGTTATGAACAAAGTGATGATAACAGCAGCCCGACCGGAAAGATTGAAAATTGTATCTTTTCTACTCAGGCTCGCTGGCTGGGAAGTACAGTCATCAGTCTCTTTGCCGGAAGCCGTCAATTATCTGAAAATTGCCGATGACAACGACAGCTCTTTTGATTTGCTGGTGGTTGTCGATTATCGCTCCCTGGCCGCAACGACAGAAGAGCGGCTTTTTGAATCACAATGCCTGGAAACGTGCAGTCGCCTGCAGCGACCTGTTTCCATTTTGATTTGCACCAACGAATTGGACCGTAGTGAAAAAGGCTGTCTGAATGAACTGACCCAGATGAGCGTTGATTTCTGTCAAAGCGAAAAGCTGGTTGGTCGCATTGAAGAAATTCATGAAGGACTCAGCCGAAGGTTGGTGCAGGCAACACCGTAGCCGACTATTCACGGAGTCCTTGAAGCCCATAGACGGGCGGGCAGAGTCAGCCACTGATCCATCAAACGCTGATTTTGTAAACAAGACGTAAATTGTCTTTCGGTTTGTGTGGGTGAAAAGCCTTGGATGGGGTTTTAAATCACCTGCTAACCACAAGTATCGGGGGAAGCTATGAAGAACTTGAACGTCTCAATGAAAATTTTTGTGCTGAGCATGGCTCTGGTCGTCGGCTTTACGCTGACGATCGGTTGGGTGTACAGCAGTCTCAAAGATCATCTGTATCATGCGAAGAATATCGAAATTAAGCACTCGGTTGAAAGCGCCTGGAGTATTGTCGATTTTTATGCGCATTCCTACAAAAACGGTGAGATGACTCTGGAGCAAGCTCAGGATGCAGCGAAAGATGCTATCGGTCACAGCCGTTTTGACAATGGCAACAACTACTTTTGGATTCAGGATGACACACCGACCATGGTCATGCATCCGATTAAACCGGACTTGAATGGTAAAAGTCTCAGTGGCATTACCGATCCGAATGGTAAAGCGCTGTTTGTTGAAATGGCCCGAGTCGCCGGCAAGGATGGTGAAGGTTATGTTGAGTACCAATGGAGCAAACCTGGAGCGACCAAGCCCGTCGGTAAAGCGTCGTTTGTCAAACTGCAGCCTGATTGGGGTTGGATCGTCGGCGCCGGACTCTACCTTGACGACATTCAGGCCGAACTCAATGCCATCTTCTATGCCGTACTAGCCGTGGTCGGCGTCGTGGTTATCTTGGCGATGGTTCTGGTGTATTTCGTCTCTCGCGGGATTTCCCGGCCACTGAAACATGCCGTCGAGATGTTATCCAGCCTCGAAGGTGGTCAGTTATCCTCCCGGATGAACTTGAATCAAAAAGACGAAGTGGGGCAGATGGCCATCACCATGGACAAATTTGCCGACAGCCTGCAAAACGACATTGTCGCCTCA
This region of uncultured Desulfuromonas sp. genomic DNA includes:
- a CDS encoding Cache 3/Cache 2 fusion domain-containing protein, translated to MKIRTKIASMALILVVLTTISIVSVLFYQLKYVQQEIREELVDKELEQTKNALRNTLLMVNALQDEVEQRLHYDLNAAFALLESSGGVQLTSSTKQWLAVNQYSQQRRQIQLPQMNFSVAASRFDEHWKAPSTEHFIEHLSIVLGVTCTLFQRMNSAGDMLRVATTVPSSDGQAAVGTYIPAIHDDGTFDPVITQVLRGNIFIGRAYVVNDWYNTAYRPLYDADNTVIGMLYVGEKQSDLYTLIDSIEHISSGAAGSLFMIEANKRAGLQRQSVVTALHDTQDRPERGVHGKDITYAHQLISSLFDQGALKLSEDITVLDKPTGLSDSVDEMENSIIVYCYFAPWDWIIGIYKHHEHLMTTQERLDAMFKRTSVWVSLAGGLWFVFALWLAYRLATQISQPLEVAISGFSRVGEGDLEYHISSDIPQDTTSEIKELYQSFDLMIRNLTQVTASRDELDHEVNARRQIEEKLQQTISALETIVQEAPMAIIVVDEDSHVILWNPTAEKMLGWKEKEVIGQLYPLVRGDKMTEQCLEFKQLVEGGVILHAQELQRYHKDGHLVDLLVSAAAMEHFFGRQSTIVILLEDISTLKKAQRQLQEREEQYKLLSAEYQSILESIEDVISLVSPDMKILWCNHARKRWNNTMDSVLPMTSCFDLLGRQPEDCRDCAIRKSFKTGESHEWR
- a CDS encoding sigma-54 dependent transcriptional regulator produces the protein MTGSGLYPKFPVLLVDDEIEWLESFSFTLEYQAGITHIVTCNQSHEVMSLLKKRSFSLVILDMTMPPPTGEQLLPLITQEYPDIPVVVLSGLNQLDTAVNCMKLGATDYYTKTAEISHLMAGLKRILTEQDLRREVQTLKNGLLSDGVNHPDVFEEIVTRSPMMIAVFKYLEAVAGSCEPVLIIGESGAGKELIAKAVHRLSCPDAPWVAVNVAGLDDTAFSDTLFGHVRGAFTGADRPREGMIAKAAGGVLFLDEIGDLSLQSQVKLLRLLQEKEYFALGSDAPRQVEARIICATNCDLGEKQQSGAFRKDLYYRLCSHQVVLPPLRERREDLPLLLNHFLEQAAEQLNKAVPTYPPQLPVLLSTYRFPGNIRELRGMVYDALSQHQQGILSMDVFRQAITVDEQGEPANTCCPTAGQVIFPEQLPTLDELAGQLVVEAMKRSQGNQSIASKLLGISQPALSRRLKKSSESSA
- a CDS encoding ATP-binding protein, producing MRNGTRWGIKTFPQKDENGNITNVIEVASDITESSIMREEAMRSARLASLGELSAGIAHEINNPNGVIMQNAPIIREMLESLLPILDDYVRDHGDFTVGRMPYSRIRDKFLQLPRRVQDSSQRIKAIVDDLKDFVRDEGHQEAQNRADLNYALEAAVRLTNNTVKKATNHFTVNYAENLPPFAGSVQRIEQVIVNLIMNACQALPDMEASIVVQTGYDAKNNQVELEIIDQGCGISAENIAKVTNPFFTTKRETGGTGLGLSISSRIIEEHGGHLTIDSVVDSGTAITISLPCYKEDA